The Chiroxiphia lanceolata isolate bChiLan1 unplaced genomic scaffold, bChiLan1.pri scaffold_67_arrow_ctg1, whole genome shotgun sequence DNA segment TctttccagctcctccatcTGCCCCCAGAGCCGGTTCACCCCCCCACGGGCGCTGATTAACAGGGCAGTGCTAATTAGCGACTAATTAGTGGCTCATTAACCTCCCTAGGGACTGTTTCCATGCGGGGGGGCCGACAGGGACATATTTATTGAAGGAGCCCCCCCGGATTAACCGATTTAGCCCGTTTTTAACCTGTTTGGCTGTGCCTGACCACGAGGCCATTAAAAACCAGTGACTGTGGTGTCGTGtactgggagctggggggggggtaatgagggaggggctgcagggcgTTGTGTGGGGGGGAGGCCCACAACCCCCCTCAGCTGGGGCTTCCtcaggggctggagtgtgtccgGGGAAGGGAccggagctggggaaggggctggagcagcaggagcagctgagggagctgggggggctcagcctggaggaaagggggctcaggggagacctcctggctctgcaaccccctgacaggagggagctgggtggggggaaggtgtcctctcccagctttAGGACCAGaggacacagccttgagctgcaccaggggaggtttagattggacgtcaggaggaatttcttcagagagagagggatcagacactggaatgggctgcccagggaggtggtggagtccctggaTCTCTCTGAGAAGAtactggatgtggcactcggtgccatggtctgggtgacgAGGTGAGGTggggtcacaggttggactcgatgatcttggaggtcttttccaacctaattacagaatcacagaatcaactaacccagaccatggcaccaCATCCGGgctcttcttaaacacctccagggacagtgactccaccaccttcccgggcagccccttccaatgtctgatccctctctctgtgAATAATTTCTCCCTACtgtccaatctaaacttccccAGGTGCAGTTTAAGATTGCGATTCTatgattgattctgtgattgtgctGGGCAACGTTTGGCGTTTGTGACGTCATTTCCGCCTCACAGTCGCTCCCAGGGCCTGGTTGCCAGGCAACGCGTCGCGCCGGTGACGCCACTTCCGCCTTTGGCAGGTGCGGGGGTCATGGCGGCCGTGTCCGTGTTTCCCGTCGTCGCGGGAGCTCGGCCCGGCGCTGGCGCGGATCGTGGCCGAGGCGGCGGCCGAGGCGGCGCAGGGGGAGGGCGGGCGGTTCTCGCTGGGGCTCTCGGGGGGCTCCCTGGTGGAGCTGCTGGCGCGAGAGCTGCCGCCCGCCCTCAGcgcggcccccgccgccgccgacCCCGCGCGGTGGCTCGTGGCCTTCTGCGACGAGCGGCTGGTGCCACCCGAGCACCCCGAGAGCACCTGCGGCGCGTACCGGGTGAgcggggacggggacaggggTCGGGGGGGGTTTGGAGCCCACCCTGACCCCCCCggccgtgtcccccccccaaccccccgGCCTACCCTGACTCCCCCCGGCCCGTGTCACCCCCCAGTGCcgcccctgtgccccccatgtccccctcctgacccccccccgtgtccccctccAACCCCTGATTCCCCCCCTTGTGCCCCCCCAGGCCCAGCTGCTGCCCCGGCTGCCCCCCCCCGGCCCGCGGGTGCGGTCGGTGACCCCCGGGCtgggccccgccgccgccgccagaGACTACGGGGAGCAGCTCCGAGGAGTACGGGACTGGGACCGGGACCTGGGGGACTGGGACTGCGACTTGGGGGACTGGGGCTGGGACTTGGGGGGACTGGAGGGGACTGAAGGGGGATTGAgaggggactggggggcactggaagggactggggggactgggagggactgggggggactggggggggatggggggactgggaggggaccTGGAGGGGACTGGAGGGGactggagggactgggagggactggggaaactggcagggactgggaggcactgggtAAAATGGGGCAGGGGGGCATCAGGACTGActggaggggagctgggagagctgaggggaaCTGCAGGGGTCCACAAGGGGTTCTGGGGGGGTCCAGGGGTCTGCAGGGAGTGTgtcctccccatcctcaccccgtgtcccccccccaggCTTTCCCGGGGCAGGAGGTTCCTGTGTTTGacctgctggtgctgggggtgggCCCGGATGGACACAcctgctccctgttcccagggcaccccctgctccaggtgagCCCCCCTGGGAACCCCATCACTCCCCCGGGGGTCAGTCACCCCCTCAGACCCCGTTGCCACCCCATGAGTgtccctggggacccccccccGGTGTCTCTGCCCTGTTTTTGGGGTGGTTTATCCCTTCCTCCACgatttcccccttttcccacgTTTCCccccccaggagcaggatgAGATCGTCGCTGCCCTCGAGGACTCCCCAAAGCCGCCACGGCGGCGGGTGACGCTGACGCTGCCGGTGCTGAACGCGGCGCGGAGCGTCCTGGTCGTGGCCACCGGCGCCTCCAAGGCCCCCGTGCTCAAGGTGTGTCCCGTTCCCAGGGAGGATCCCGGGATCTGGGGTTGGGAGGAGGTGATGGACACCGCATTCCCTGTCTCCCCACAGCGGATtttggagggaaggaggagccccccctccccccgaGCACCTCGTCCGGCCGCGCTCCGGGCGCCTGCGCGGCTCCTGGATGAGGCAGCGGCCGCGGAGCTCAGCATTCCCATGGAAAAACACCTCTGGAGTGTAGAGCTGGGGATGGATCCACGGCATTCCAGGAGCTGGGTGTCCCCCCTGGGAAACACTCCGGGTTTTAGAGCCAGAGATGAGTCTGGTGACATTCCAGAGCTGAGTATTCCCATGGAGAAACATCCAGATTGTAGAGGCAATGCGGATCCATGCATTCCAGGCAGGAATAGGGAATCCCATGGGCTGTGACCCaaaacatgggatttttttactcttttgtgGGATCAAACGGTGCTTTGCAGAGCTTTCCATGGAATAATTCCTTAGATTTGCTGGGGGTTGGAATCATGTGCATGGACAGGATGATTTTGTGCTGGAGCATTTGGAATCCACGTGGGAactgggatggagggactgggagggaggaATGGGGGGAAATGGGCTGGAATGAGTGGATTTGAGTCTGACATTCcaggcagcccaggagctgagtattcccagtattcccaaaacactgcagagcatAGAGCTGGTGCTGAATCCAGGACATTTCAAGCAGGGAATAGGGAATCCCACGGGCTGTGCCCCAGAACGTGGGATTTTGGACTGTTTTTGGGAACAAACGGTGCTTTGCTGAGTGTGAATTTCCGTGTCAGAATTCCTTGGATTTGGGGGGATCCGGGTGGGAATTGTGAACAGGGACGGGATTGTTTTGTGCTGGAGGGTTTGGAATCTGGTTGGGGACTGGGGGggctgggatggactgggaggggggtgggatggactgggagggTTGGGATGGACTGGGGGGGGCTGGGATGGTCTGAGATGGACTGGGGTGGAGTGGGAGCTCcgggatggactgggatggaccTGGGGGGttgggatgaactgggatgaactgggagagggatgggaagggctGAATGGactgggagggggctgggacagagggaaaaTGGGCCTGAACGCGGCGGATTTTGGTCAAGCAGAAGCCGTGGCTCCTCCCGCTGGCACCGCCTCCTTCCCTCTGGAATTCTCTCCACAGAAAAGAGCCTTTAATTCCTGCTGCGGCTGCTGCCAAAGTCCCGCCCCTCTCCCGAAAAAACCTCATCCCCAAAACTTTCCATCTGCCACAATCCCGCTCTGTGTCACTCCCTTGCCCtactccagctgcttcccagatATTCCTCTTTATTCCCTGTTTGTTCCTATTTGTTTGCCTTTATTCCCATGTCTTTGCtgctcctcccagagctctgggtggATCCACCCTCTCCATTCCAAATCCGGGATTTTTTTGGGGATAAAACAGGCTCTGAGGGCCTGATTTTTGGGAAGCTTTCCCCAATTCCCGTCAATCCCAGCCCCCGCTTCCccctcaggagctgctgtggaacTTCGTGTTTTTCCTGGAGGGAATGAAGGGGGGcaggggtgaggggctgggatgttCCCAGCTGGAATTCCTTGCTGCCTTGGCAGAAattccagggtttttttatccTCTGAGCAGCGATTCCCATGTTTGTCCAGCGGGGCTCCTTCCCAGCTGTTCCCATGGAGCCGTTCCAGGATCCTGAGGttcagctgcttcttttcctggcggttttcctttcccttcctcctcccggAGCTCTCAGAGGGAAAATCGGGATGTTTTCCATGACAGACACCCCCCGAACTTGTTTTCCACGTGAAAAacatcccacccccccccccccccaaatcccgtCGGGTTTTCCCGGGGGATGAACCACGCGGGGCTTGGGGGCGTGTCCCAGGGGAGGGGGCGTTTCCCCAGGGAGGGGGCGTGTCCCCAGGGGAGGGGGCGTGCCCATGCGCGCGGCCgtgagggaggagggggggcgGCCAAGATGGCGGCGCGGCCGTGGCAGCTCGCGGTGatgctgctgccgctgctgctgcctggggacgggcccggggggctccggggggcCCGGGGGGATCCTACGGCTTCGGGCCCGGTCCCGCCCGCCGCCTATTTCCCCGAGGAGCGCTGGAACCCCGAGTCGCCGCTGCGGCCGCCGCGCGTGGCCGTGGCGCTGCTGGCGCGGAACGCGGCCCACGCGCTGCCCCTCGTGCTGGGGGGGCTCGAGAGGCTGCGGCACCCCAAGGACAGGATGGCCGCTCTGGTGCGTctgggggggcttggggggggcTTGGGGACACCGTGGGGACACGGGAGCCCGTGTGTGACCCCCCgtgtgtgacccccccccccccgtgtgacccccgtgtccccccagggTGGCCGTGGATCACAGCGTGGACAACACGTCGGCCCTGCTGCGGGAGTGGCTGGGCCGGGTCCGGGGGCTCTACCACCGGGTGGAGTGGAGGCACCAGGAGGAGCCACGGTCAGGGATGGGGGGAGCTCGCGGGGGACCCTGGGGGGGCTCATGGGGAGCTCTGAGGGTCCAGAGGGTCCCCTTGGGCTGGGGGTGCTCCCTGTGAATGTCCAGGCTTGGGGGGGTCCccatgggctgggggtgcaTCCCTGTGAATGTCCAGGCTTGGGGGGGTCCCCATGAAATGCAGGTTTTGGGGGATCCccatgggctgggggtgcccaaATTTGGGGAGGGGTGTCCCTGTGATTTCCACcggttttgggggggggtcctTGTGAGTGCCCCGGTTTTTGGAGGGTCTCCCTGGGCTGGTTGTCCCTCCTCTCGGGGTGTCCCAGGCcgtgggtgggtgctggggggtctcaccgtgccccccccccccaggtcgTACCCTGATGAGGAGGGTCCCAAACACTGGAGCCCCTCCCGCTACGAGCACGTGATGAGGCTGCGACAGGAGGCCCTCGAGGCTGCCGGGCCATGTGGGCCGACTACCTGCTGGTAGGGGGGGGTCCCGAATTTGGGGGGGGCCTGGGGGTCCCCACATTGGGGGGTGGCCCTGGGAGGGTCCCCCCACTGATCCCGGGGTACCCTGGGGGTCCCATGGGGTACCCCCCTGACCCCGGGGGTCTCAGGGGGTGCCCCCTGACCCGTGTCCCCCtaccccctgtgcccccagttCCTGGACGCCGACAACGTGCTGACGAACCCGGACACGCTGGGGCTGCTGATGGCCGAGAAACAGAACCGTGGTGGCCCCGATGCTCGACTCCCGCGCCGCCTACTCCAACTTCTGGTGCGGGATGACCCCCCAGGTGAGGAGGGACCCCCCAGGTGAGGAGGGACCCCTGGGGAGGTTTGGACTCCTTAGGTGAGGAGAGACCcccaggggaggagagagacCCCCCAGGTGAGATTTGGGACCCCGGTGCCATTCCTggtcccattccctgttcccaatattattcctttttccCAGTGTCATTCCTGGtgccattcccattcccagggcttTTACCACTACAGCCCTGCATACCTGCCCTATTTCGGGTGTAATTCCCAGTGTATTCCCattcctgttcccattccccAGGGCTATTACCGCCGCACCCCCGCGTACCTGCCCCTGCGCCGGCTGGGAGCGCCGCGGCGCTTCGCCTGGTGCCGATGGTGCACTCGACGTTCCTGCTGGATCTGCGCCGGGATGCGCTCGGGGGGTCTCGCCTTCCACCCGCCCCCCCCCGGCTACAGCGGCGCCTTCGACGACATCATCGTGTTCGCCTTCGCCTGCCGGCACGCGGGTCAgtggagtgggatgggatgggatgggatgggatgggatgggatgggatgggctgggctgggatgggatgggatgggatgggatgggtgggatgggatggatgggctgggatgggatgggatgggatgggatgggatgggatggatggggggtcagtgccagggctgggctttggGTGGAATTTGGGTTAGCTTTGGGCTGGGCTTTGGGGTGGGTTTAGGGTGGGATTTGGGTGGATTTGGGCTGGACTTGATGTCAGGCTGTGCTTGACTTCAGTCCCTTGAGCACAGCTCGGGGCTGGGCCTCAGCTTTGCGCCAGCTTTGGCTTTGGGTGCCCCCCTATTCCTgtcccatccccattcccagttGTGAGCCCCTGATTCCCATTCCAGGGGTGACCCCCCATCTACCTCCTGATCCCATTCAGGAGTGACACCCCCtgttcccatccccattcctgGGGTGCCCCCCCATTCCCAATCCTGTTCCAGGGGTCCAGGTGTTCGTCAGTAACCAGGAGGTGTTTGTTGGGTTCCTGAGcccatcccaatcccattccCAATCCCGTTCCAGGGGTCCAGATGTTCGTCAGTAACCGGGAGGTGTTCGGGTTCCTGCCGGTCCCGCTGcgctcccacagctccctgcgGGACGAGGCCGACAACTTCCTGCACGTCCAGCTGGAGATCATGGGTGAGGGGCGGGATCCACGCAGATCCAGGGCCTTGGGAGCCTGGCATGGAATGGGGGGACCCCACAGAGTCAACCCCAGACTCCTGGGATGGGAAATTGGGCATTGGGAATGTCCCATCCAGGCTCGGGGATTCATTCCTGGTGGGATGGAGATATTTGGGATTGGGTATGTCCCCTCCAGACTCTGGGGTTGATTCCCAGTGGGATTCTCCCATTCCCAGTGAAGCTCCCTCCGGCCGAAGCCCTCCCCCCACGTGTGGGTGCCCCCCAAGGTCCCCGACAAGATGGGCTTTGATGAGGTGAGTGTGACATTCCCTCGGGATTTTGGGATGGGATCCCTCTTCCTTTTCGgatttggggtcatttttttcccccttcccttccgaattttggcttgttttcccacttttctgCTGGAtgtttcttccctcccctctggaTTCCAGTTGGATTACCCCATTCCCCACTGGATTTTTGGGTggttttcccacttttcctctGGATTTCGGGTGGGATTATCCCTCTCTCCTCTGGATTTCGGGCGGATTATCCCACTCCCCTCCTGACTTTTGGTGGTTTATCCTATTCCCTTGTGGGACTTTGGGTGGATTCTCCCATTCCCATTGGGATTGGGTGGATattcccaaattcccccccctcccaggTGTTCCTGATCAACCTGCAGCGCCGCTCCGAACGCCGGGCACGGATGCTCCGGACGCTCCAAGGAGCAGGGAATTTCCTGCAAACTGGTGGAGGCCGTGGACGGTCGGTGAGTTTGGGGCTCCCGGGGGGGGTCTCCAGGGGAATCTTTCCCAAGGGATCCCCCTCTGGAAGCCTCCCTGGCTCCGCAGGGCCCTGAACAGCAGCGAGGTGGAGGCGCTGGGGATCCGGATGCTCCCGGGATACCGGGACCCCTTCCACGGGCGGCCCCTCACCCGGGGGGAGGTGGGCTGCTTCCTCAGCCACTTCCGCATCTGGCAGGAGGTgagggggggtctggggggtcctggggggtccggggggggtCTGGGTCTCAGCAGGGCTCCGGGGGCATCCAGGGAATTGGGATCCAGGGATATCCAGGGAATgagaggggcaggcaggggggagctgagctgcttcCTCAGCCACTGCTGGGTCTGGCAGGAGGtgaggggggtctggggggtccgGGGGGTCTGGGGATGATCCAGGGGGGTCCGGGACTGCCAGGGAATGCAGGGAACGGGAGGCAGGCAGGGGGGAGCTGAGCTGACTCCCAGGATGGCCCTGGATGGGGATCATTCCCAGATCTCAGCGCGGGGGCTGCGCAAGTCCTTGGTGTTCGAGGACGATTTGCGCTTCGAGATCTTCTTCCGCCGGCGCCTCACGGAGCtcatggaggagctggaggaggctgggaCGCCCTGGGACCTCATGTGAGTCTGGGGCCTTCAtccccctcctcatcctcatcccaaCCCCTGGGACCTCATGTGAGTCTGGGGCCTtcatcctcatccccatcccaccccttcctcccctcatccctctcctcctcctcctccctcagtTACCTGGGCCGGAAGCGGCTGCACCCGGAGCGCCCGGAGCGCCCCGTTCCCGGTGTCCGGAACCTGGTGGAGGCGGGATATTCCTACTGGACGCTGGGATACGCCCTGTCCCTGAGTGGGGccaggaagctgctggaggCGGAACCCCTGGGAAAGATGATCCCGGTGGATGAATTCCTGCCCGTCATGTTCGACCGGCACCCACTGTGAGGGACTCGGGATACAGGGACATGGGATGTGGGATACAGGGACCAtgggatgtgggatgcagggatgcgggagggacacggggattCGGATCCTCCTGGGAGACCAGGACCCCTTCCATGGAAGGATAAGGGAGGGACACAGGatcctgttttctctcccctccagcttctcccagcACTTCTCCTGTGGTTTTTCCAGGATTTCTCACCCTTTCCACCTCattttccctgtatttctcACCCCTTTTCCCTGATTCACCCCCAGCTCTGACTATTCCCGGCACTTCTCCCGCAGGGATCTCGTGGCCTTTTCCGCGGAGCCGCTGCTGCTCTTCCCGACGCACTACACGGGGGACGCGGGATACTCGTGAGCGACACCGAGACCCCACGCTCTGGGACGAGTCCCCCTGGCCCGGGGGGGTCACGATCCCGCAGGAATCCCGGGAATCCCGGAAACTCCAACCTGCTCCGGGACAGCCCCGCCCACGCCCGCGACGAGCTCTGAGACTCTTTCAGGAATTCCCAGAATTCCAAGGGACACCCGAGaccacccccccctccctggggctgggagggggagcAGATCCTGCGGGAATCCCGGGATTTCTGACCCGATCCGGGACAGCCCCGCTCCAGGATGAGTGCTGAGGTCCCGGGAATGCCGGGAATTCCAGGGCTCCGGACACCccagtaaattttatttttatttttatttctatccatcaagttttgtttttggggggggggagaattCTGATTTCTCTCccatccccccccccagatGTTCTCCCCCTCGGAATTCCTGAATTAGGGATCTTGGGATGGTCCCTCAAAGTCCTGGGGGAATttgggagggaggaaaatgaagcaacacccccctccccccccagaATCTCCATTTGGGGGTTATgatcccccctcccctcatTGGAATACCCCCGAAATTCCCAAATTAGGGATCCTGGGATGGTCACTTGAGGTCTGagggagggaaactgaggcaggacCCCCCGAGCTCGAGTCTGGGGGCTCCCAGTGGGCTCAGGGGGGCAGTTTGGGTGGATTTTTGGAtggctttttggggtttttctgggGGGGTGGTGTATTTTgagggggtcccgggggtgtttttggggtcaCAGCTCATCGTGCTCGTCGTGGGGGGCGGGGGGCTCCCTGCAGGCCGCGGGggtctccagctccagcagatACTCGCAGCGACTCGGCTCCGTGGCCGCCACCAGCGCCGTGTCCGTGTGCCACACATCAACCTcacctggggggcacagggggggtcaggggggcagcgggggggtCAGAGGACACCCAGGGGCACTCCCAGGGCATCACAGGGGACGGGACAGCCCCCTCCCGGGTGACCACAAGGGACAGGGGCACCCCCCAAAGagacatggggacagggagaccCCCCCCGGGGACTTGGGAACCCTCCCCGGGTGACCccaagggacagggacaccacCCCAGGGGATGAGGGGATCAGGGGAGTCACAGATGTTTTGGGGGGCTCGGAGGGGGAGGTCAGGGATGTTTTGGGGTCCCCTCTCACCGTGGTGGCCCGGTTGGGGCCCTGCCAGCACCCCATGCCCTGCTCATACTTGTGGGCGCTGAACTTGTCGCCTTCGGGGCCGGCCCAGGAGCCCCAGGTcctgtttttggggggggtgcACGGAGGGGGGGTCAGGTCAGCtcagggggacacggggggtcCCCTgagggggtttttggggggggtctctCACCCCAGGGTTGGTCTCGGAGCCACCGTTTTTGGGCCTCTGGGTGACGCGTGGGTGGAAGGGGCACAGGCGGGTAAACGTACctgggggggcacgggggggcttggggggggcCACGAggtcccctgtgcccccccaggatcccccccagtgtccccaaaaGTCCCTTGTCACCCCCCCCAGACCCTTTCCTGCCCCTCAGGACgcccccagtgtcccctggcccgagcccccccccccccgccccagtGTCACCACAATGGTCACTGATGTCTCCCCAGTTtgacccccaaaaacccaccccagtgtcccccaaGAGCCCCCATCACCCCCCCGACCCTCTCCCTGTCTCCTTTGAGCCCCCCCCCCGACCCAAATGAACCCCCCAAAGTTCCCCCCCAGGACCCACCAGAGACCCCTCCCTTACTTGAAAATTCCCAGTTCCCAGCACTGGTTGTACTGGTACAGaaccctcccccagccccccattATTGCCCCCCCCCGAGGCCCCTCAGTGATCCCCCCCCCCACGACTCCCCCCatccccccaagccccccaggacccccctcACTCGATGGTGCTCAGCTCATAGCACTGTTTGTACAGGTACGAGACTCGCCCTCGGGGCCGAAATCAAACCCCAATTCCTGTTCCAGGgccctgggagggggggaaagggggggtcaggggggggtccccaaacccccctaAACcaccctcagagccccccaACCCGCCCCCAGACCTCAAATCCCACCAAActccccctcagccccagaGAAACTGAGGCGGGGGGGCAAAGGAGGTTGTGTCTCCCCTCACCCCAAAAGGGTTTTGGGGTGTGTCCCCCCAAGGGTTTTTAGGGTCACCCACAGGTTTTTAGTGTCGGCGTCCTCATGTTTTTGGGGTCTGCCCCATGTTTTAGGGTGCCATcccaggttttggggtcccccttGTTTTTTGGGGTTCCCCGACAGGTTTCTGGGGTTCCTGAcaggtttttggggtgtcccccccccgtACTTGATCCCGTCCTCCGCCTCCTTCAGC contains these protein-coding regions:
- the PGLS gene encoding LOW QUALITY PROTEIN: 6-phosphogluconolactonase (The sequence of the model RefSeq protein was modified relative to this genomic sequence to represent the inferred CDS: deleted 1 base in 1 codon), which codes for MAAVSVFPSSRELGPALARIVAEAAAEAAQGEGGRFSLGLSGGSLVELLARELPPALSAAPAAADPARWLVAFCDERLVPPEHPESTCGAYRAQLLPRLPPPGPRVRSVTPGLGPAAAARDYGEQLRGAFPGQEVPVFDLLVLGVGPDGHTCSLFPGHPLLQEQDEIVAALEDSPKPPRRRVTLTLPVLNAARSVLVVATGASKAPVLKRILEGRRSPPSPRAPRPAALRAPARLLDEAAAAELSIPMEKHLWSVELGMDPRHSRSWVSPLGNTPGFRARDESGDIPELSIPMEKHPDCRGNADPCIPGRNRESHGL
- the COLGALT1 gene encoding LOW QUALITY PROTEIN: procollagen galactosyltransferase 1 (The sequence of the model RefSeq protein was modified relative to this genomic sequence to represent the inferred CDS: inserted 2 bases in 2 codons; deleted 8 bases in 6 codons), with protein sequence MAARPWQLAVMLLPLLLPGDGPGGLRGARGDPTASGPVPPAAYFPEERWNPESPLRPPRVAVALLARNAAHALPLVLGGLERLRHPKDRMAALVVAVDHSVDNTSALLREWLGRVRGLYHRVEWRHQEEPRSYPDEEGPKHWSPSRYEHVMRLRQEALEAXRAMWADYLLFLDADNVLTNPDTLGLLMAENRTVVAPMLDSRAAYSNFWCGMTPQGYYRRTPAYLPLRRLGAPRRFAVPMVHSTFLLDLRRDASGGLAFHPPPPGYSGAFDDIIVFAFACRHAGVQMFVSNREVFGFLPVPLRSHSSLRDEADNFLHVQLEIMVKLPPAEASPHVWVPPKVPDKMGFDEVFLINLQRRSERRARMLRTLQEQGISCKLVEAVDGRALNSSEVEALGIRMLPGYRDPFHGRPLTRGEVGCFLSHFRIWQEISARGLRKSLVFEDDLRFEIFFRRRLTELMEELEEAGTPWDLIYLGRKRLHPERPERPVPGVRNLVEAGYSYWTLGYALSLSGARKLLEAEPLGKMIPVDEFLPVMFDRHPLSDYSRHFSRRDLVAFSAEPLLLFPTHYTGDAGYVSDTETXTLWDESPWPGGVTIPQESRESRKLQPAPGQPRPRPRRALRLFQEFPEFQGTPETTPPSLGLGGGADPAGIPGFLTRSGTAPLQDEC